From Synergistaceae bacterium:
GAATTTATAGCCTGCTGCCGCACCGTATGTGTTTATGCGAATGTCATCAGTTGAAGCACCGTCGCCATGCTGCCAGTATCCCATACCTAAGGCCCAGAACTTATCTGTGGGTGCCCAATCAAACTTTGCTGCATAAAGCATTTGTTCGAAAGCGTTGGCGGAAGCCATGGCATCGTTTCTGCGCTCACCGTTTGAGTTGCGGCCTACAACTGCTGTACCTCTGAAAGAACCCCATTTTTTGCTGAGTTCAAATCCGTCTGTACGCCAGCCACCGAATGCGGCATCTTCATCATCGTAGAGACCGTGGTCGTCTTCCCAGTCAAACTGGAAACGTCCGAAACGGAAATCTACATCGTAGGGGAGTTTCGTGCCGACGAACACCTTGTTCCATGATGCTTCTGTTACCTCACCACGTCCGTAAGCTCCTTTTTTCTGACCTGAAACCCATGCGCCTGCACGGTACTGAGTTTCAAAGTATGTCTTCTCGTCAATCTGTTTTGTCAAGAAAAGACGGAAGCGCTCTTTTGAGAATTCATTTTTTGTGTCTCCGGTTGTCCAATCGTTATCTTTGCCGTTATCGCCTGTGCCAAACTTGGCGTCAAATCTATACAAGATATTTTTATGTCTTGTATAAAATTTACAAACTTCCGAGCCTACACTACTTACTTACCAAACTTAACGTACTTCATGTACTTCAAAAATATTTTCAATAATCCCTTCCCTTCTAAAAAAA
This genomic window contains:
- a CDS encoding S-layer homology domain-containing protein; translated protein: MYRFDAKFGTGDNGKDNDWTTGDTKNEFSKERFRLFLTKQIDEKTYFETQYRAGAWVSGQKKGAYGRGEVTEASWNKVFVGTKLPYDVDFRFGRFQFDWEDDHGLYDDEDAAFGGWRTDGFELSKKWGSFRGTAVVGRNSNGERRNDAMASANAFEQMLYAAKFDWAPTDKFWALGMGYWQHGDGASTDDIRINTYGAAAGYKFTPAVELKGVYYWQNFSGWNAIANGDDAKSWKAILDVKQDALKFTSLWVEYAQEDNWFGGNNDQDWEAKYTLGTYLQAGVLNVRPHNDQTTKYLFVKAEQKWNKKFGSFLRYTRADWDTAGQDTATEWGAGITYQYTPAIAFMLAYDSVDYGKGGTSYGTGDVLEGKDNVILFRTTVKF